The genomic region GACATCAAAGAAGGAAAGCAAGACAGATCGAAATGGAGAACTTCCCGGTTGTTAACATGGAGCAACTCAACGGTGAAAAGAGAGCGGCAACTATGGAGAAGATAAACGATGCTTGTGAGAACTGGGGTTTCTTTGAGGTAATGATATAACCTGGAGATCCTATTTTATGTTCTAAATTGTTATGTTGTGTATGTATGTATTCATAACCAACTCCTTAACATGTGTATATATGTGTATATATGAAGTTGATGAACCATGGGATATCCCATGAGTTGATGGACAAGGTGGAGAAGCTCACAAAGGAGCACTACAGAAAGTGCATGGAGCAAAGGTTCAAGGAAATGGTGGCAAGCAAAGGTCTCGAAGCTGTCAACTCTGAAATCGAAGATTTGGACTGGGAAAGCACCTTCTTCTTGCGCCATCTCCCCTTCTCCAACATTTCCCAAGTCCCCGATCTCGACGAAGATTACAGGTTACACTTCATCACAGATCAGACATGATAATTTCCATATCATATAGCATGCATACTTGCATACTGATTAGTTTAAATCTTATGGACTTCAGGGAGGCCATGAAGGAATTTGCAGTGGAACTAGAGAAGCTGGCTGAGCAACTACTGGACTTGTTGTGTGAGAATCTGGGGCTGGAGAAGGGTTACCTGAAGAAGGCTTTCTATGGATCCAAGGGACCAAATTTTGGTACCAAGGTGAGCAACTACCCTCCATGCCCCAAACCGGACCTGGTCAAGGGACTCCGGGCCCACACCGATGCCGGAGGCGTCATCCTGCTGTTCCAAGATGATAAGGTCAGCGGCCTCCAGCTGCTCAAGGATGGGCAATGGATTGATGTACCTCCAATGCACCACTCCATTGTCATCAACTTAGGTGACCAACTTGAGGTATAGATACCCGCTACACACTTAGCATTATTATTTGTAAGTTCATACTTTTGAATTGTATATTGTGTTTTTGAATCTCAGAAAAAGAAAATAAGGTAGATACATATATGTGCTCTCATATGAATTTTGAGTTTTACTGTCAGCCTGCAACAATCTGCTCTTTCATTCTAAACCTCATTTTGGTATTCTTCTTTTTTTCTTTTTTCTTTTTTTTTGTCCTATAAATGAAATTCAGGTGATCACTAACGGCAAGTACAAGAGTGTGATGCACCGTGTGTTAGTGCAACCTGATGGAAACAGAATGTCCATAGCCTCATTCTACAACCCCGGCGACGATGCTGTTATCTGTCCAGCACCGGCAATGCTTGAAAAACAAACCGAGGAATGCCCAACTTATCCAAAATTCGTGTTTGATGACTACATGAAGCTCTATGCAGGCCTCAAATTTCAAGCCAAGGAGCCAAGGTTTGAAGCCATGAAGGCCATGGAATCCATTGCGATTGTTTGAACCCTGAAAACAGTCTATTGGGCTCTGTGTAGTTAGTATTGTAATAACAGCTTTGTGTGTGTGTGTGTGTTAGTTTGTCTGTGTGTACTTAGTAATGTTGCAGCAGCTTTGTGTGTTGGTCTGCCTGTAGTTATTGTAATAAGGAATTTGGTTTTTATCTACCTGAATTTCCTCTTCTGGTGGGAATTTAGAGTTGAAATTAATGTAGAGCCTATAAGCTAGTGTGAGAGTTGGGATTTTCTGGTGAATAACATCAGTATCAATGTTTATGATGTACTATCGTAAAAAGTGACCAAGCAATGTGTAATCTGGTAACTGTTTTTATAATAGAGAATTATATGTACAAATAATTATCAAAGACCCATGTTCTTGAGAGTTCTCATTGTATTGGATTTTCAAGAGGTACTGTAATTAACATTGTAGATTCTCATTCTATCTGGTTAATTATATCATAAAATCCAACATTCTAACAAGGACAATCCATGTTTATCTGGTTAATTATATCATATAATCCAACATTCTAACAAGGACAATCCATGTTCGGAGATTCTTTATCAATGAATATTCAACAGTAACAATACAAAAAAGAATGTGAAATAGAGCAACCAGACATCAGAGAATAGGAGCAGCAAGCTAATATCAGATCTCAGGCAAAGTTGAGACTTGAACACTTATCAGTATTGAGAAAATTGATTTTAGAAAATGTCACCTTTATCAAAGATAAAGATTGCAATTACAAACGGCACTGCACTAAATAGGAGCAGGAAAGCTAAAATCAGACCCTACGCACATAAATTTGACACTTTTAACTCATCAGCACTGCAAAAACTGTTTAGAAAATGTCATCTTTACCATAAGAACGTTGCCCAAAATCTTTCGAGTACACACAAGATCAGCTGCACCTTCAATCTTCAAAACCGAGTAAAAGGAATTCCAGAGTTCCACCATTTGGTGAAGAAAAACAAGCACCTTCCTGTCTCCACCAGTTTATTCTCATGGTCAATGAGCACCTTATGAAGATTTAACCCAGAAGCCACCATTCAATAAATAATATCTCACTTCTCTGCAACAGTCTCACTGTTCTCTGTTGCTTCACCAGACACGGTACCTTCTAGATTCTGAACAGTTTTTTCATTTTCCTCTACAACATCGACCTTTGAGCAATGATTCTTCAGAACCATTGCAATGTCAGCCTCAGAAGCTCCAGCAAGCTTAAAGCGCTCCACAGCAGCATCCAAGTTTTTCTCCCAACCATCCAACCCTAACTTGCATTCAACCTGGGATCGCTCAAAAAGCATGTTACCCCAGAAGAGATGGATCTGTGATCTCATAACAGCTGCCTGTTCTGCTGCTTCATCTGCAGTCAACTCAGTTGCTCCTGATGACTCACCTTCATTTCCGCTTCCTTGTTTTTTCCTTCTTTTCAGCATTTCTTCCTTCTTGTTTGGAGTTGGATCCTTTAGCTCTTTTGCTCTCTGCTCCTCCAGCTTCTCCCACATATCAGTTGCTACTTTCATCTTCTCCTCTGCGCTGTCAAATAGCTTCAGCATTTCTGTAGAATCACATGTTGAGAGATCTATTTTCTTAGCAAGTGCAAATGACCAATGAAGTTTCGCCATTTCAAACTGCTGCTGCCCCAATGCTAGCAAACCTTCATAAAAATCAGGCTTGATCGAGAGTGCCTCCTCATACTTCTCTCTGGCCAACGAATACTTATCCTTGACCCAGTCATAAGCAGTTTGAAGCTGTGTTGCCACTACATCCTTTCCAGCAGTCTCATCTAAGGGAATTCGCTTCCTTGCCGCACACATATAAACATTTCCCCAATTAAAGAAAGCCAATGCAGCCACCTCCTGAAACTTTGAGGCAGCCTTGTCAAATAGACTCTGAGCTTCTTCACTAGTTACCGCCTCCTCAAGAGCTTCCGAGCAAAGCTCCATTCCCAGCTCATGCAAGTCAATATGAGCATCTGGATCAATACCAACATGGCTGCGGAATAGCTGAGAAAACTCAAACAACCAATCATCCATCTCTAGTTCCTTGCACTCAGGATCTTCTCCAGCTCCTGGTTTCTCTTTCGGAGCTTCTTTCTCTGTCTTATCAATTTCATCATCAGCAGCTTCCAAGACAGATTCGCCAAGTGATGAATGAGAACCACTCTCATCTTCTTTGATACCTTCACTTTCAACAGGTTTCTCCTCCTCTTCTTCCAACAAAGGTGGCTCCTGCTCAGGGCTTACCTCCACAATATGCAATCTTAACATCCCAATTGTTTCTTCCTTATCTTCCGGATCTTCTGTAATAACCCTGTCTGCAGACAATTCAGCCAACCTGAGTTCAGGGGTAGAGGTTATAGTCACCAAATCACCATCACTATCCTTATACTTGATCAAAACTGACTTTGATGACGGAAAGCGTTTTGTTACAGTTTCTCTCAATACTCTGAAATTGCAGTTCACAGGCATTTGGGAAAGCCTTATGTCATG from Fragaria vesca subsp. vesca linkage group LG3, FraVesHawaii_1.0, whole genome shotgun sequence harbors:
- the LOC101306888 gene encoding 1-aminocyclopropane-1-carboxylate oxidase 2-like — its product is MENFPVVNMEQLNGEKRAATMEKINDACENWGFFELMNHGISHELMDKVEKLTKEHYRKCMEQRFKEMVASKGLEAVNSEIEDLDWESTFFLRHLPFSNISQVPDLDEDYREAMKEFAVELEKLAEQLLDLLCENLGLEKGYLKKAFYGSKGPNFGTKVSNYPPCPKPDLVKGLRAHTDAGGVILLFQDDKVSGLQLLKDGQWIDVPPMHHSIVINLGDQLEVITNGKYKSVMHRVLVQPDGNRMSIASFYNPGDDAVICPAPAMLEKQTEECPTYPKFVFDDYMKLYAGLKFQAKEPRFEAMKAMESIAIV
- the LOC101306600 gene encoding uncharacterized protein LOC101306600, producing MGKSGGRKKKGGSNQVSNDSNSNSVPNGTVDLDSSIFLKRAHELKEEGNKRFQSKDYVGALEQYDNALKLTPKNHLDRAIFHSNRAACLMQMKPIDYETVIAECSMAIQVQPRFVRALLRRARAYEAIGKHEMAMQDVQVLLAADPNHRDALEIAQRVRTALGPRQEAQQDLQSRPSPAALGASAVRGAPIGGLGPCLPARPVPKKGAASAGGSVLPSVNKSEKQQTVSPAENGPEAKTQFPKLVLKPSNGTSRSSNPSKDNQKELSSLSSATLPVHGQRAEAAIRWRPLKLVYDHDIRLSQMPVNCNFRVLRETVTKRFPSSKSVLIKYKDSDGDLVTITSTPELRLAELSADRVITEDPEDKEETIGMLRLHIVEVSPEQEPPLLEEEEEKPVESEGIKEDESGSHSSLGESVLEAADDEIDKTEKEAPKEKPGAGEDPECKELEMDDWLFEFSQLFRSHVGIDPDAHIDLHELGMELCSEALEEAVTSEEAQSLFDKAASKFQEVAALAFFNWGNVYMCAARKRIPLDETAGKDVVATQLQTAYDWVKDKYSLAREKYEEALSIKPDFYEGLLALGQQQFEMAKLHWSFALAKKIDLSTCDSTEMLKLFDSAEEKMKVATDMWEKLEEQRAKELKDPTPNKKEEMLKRRKKQGSGNEGESSGATELTADEAAEQAAVMRSQIHLFWGNMLFERSQVECKLGLDGWEKNLDAAVERFKLAGASEADIAMVLKNHCSKVDVVEENEKTVQNLEGTVSGEATENSETVAEK